The sequence GCCATTATAACTGTACTCTTGTGGTGTTTACTAAACGAGAAAgaagaatgggagtgggggagtGAACAAGAAAAAGTtttctgtaatttaaaacaaGCCTTGATGTGAGTCCTGTCACTGAAATTCCCTGAGATAAACAAGCCGTTTGTGATTAAGTTGGCAGCAACCCAACAGGGTCTAGCGGCAGTACTAAGGCAAGCAATTGACAGGAAGTTAAAACCAGTAGCATACAAGTCTAGAAGATGAACCCCTATGGAGCAGCAGTTTGGGACCTGTGAAAGAGAGTGTTTAGCAGCTGTGTGGGccattgaatcatagaagattaggtgggaagagacctcaggaggtcagctagtccaaccccttgctcaaagcagggccaatacccaactaaatcatatgTTTGCTTTGACTATGGGCACAGCCCCTATTGTATTACAAACATCTCACTCTTCCCTGAAAGTACATTGTATCAGGGAAATTGCAGCAGAAAGGAGTACCAAAACCAGGATCTTTTTTGGGGTGGGTTGAGGAGATTCCCACCAGAAGTCATAATGCAAAGACCACTGCCAAAAACTTGTGGGAAGGTAGTGGTTAGTAGATATAGGACtccaaaaaaataattgattcaGAAAATGGGCCACATTTTGTAGGAGAAGttattaaaagtttattaaaagCTTTAGGGATAAAACAATGACCACAtatccttctgcccctccacccccacgaacatgatacagttctgtggtgatctagaatcctatttttgacatctccgactcaaggaatatttccaacacacctctgaacaacatactaacccacagagaccttcctaccaagactacaaaaagaaggattctgggtggactcttcctgaaggtcgaaacaacagactggacttctacatagagtgcttccgctgatgtgcacgggctgaaattgtggaaaagcagcatcacttgccccacaacttcagccgtgcagaacacaatgccatccacagcctcagaaacaactctgacatcataatcaaaaaggatgacaaaggaggtgctgtcatcatcatgaataggtcggaatatgaacaagaggctgctaggcagctctacAACActactttctacaagccattgccctctgatcccactgagggctaccaaaagaaactacagcatttgcttaaGAAACTCCCGGAaatagcacaagaacaaatccacacagaaacgcccctggaaccccgaccaggggtattctatctgctacccaagatccataaacctggaaatcctggacgccccatcatctcaggcattggcaccctgacagcaggattgtctggctatgtagactcgctcctcaggccctacgctaccagcactcccagctatcttcaagacaccactgacttcctgaggaaactacaatccatcggtgatcttcctgaaaacaccatcctggcctctatggatgtagaagccctctacagcaacattccacacaaagatggactacaagccatcaggaacactatccccgataatgtcacggcaaacctggtggctgagctttgtgactttgtcctcacccataactatttcacatttggagacaatgtagaccttcaaatcagcggcactgctatgggtacccgcatggccccacagtatgccaacattgttatggctgacttagaacaacgcttcctcagctcttgtcccctaatgcccctactctacttgcactaccttgatgacatcttcatcctctggacccatggaaaaagcccttgaggaattccaccatgatttcaacaatttccatcccaccatcaacctcagcctggaccaatccacacaagagatccacttcctagacactactatgctaataagcaatggtcacataaacaccaccctataccagcaACCTACTGAtggctattcctacctacatgcctccagctttcatccagaccacaccacacgatccattgtctacagccaagctctacgatacaaccacatttgctccaatccctcagtcagagacaaacacctacaagatctctatcaagcattcttacaactacaatacccacctgctgaagtgaagaaacagattgagagagccagaagagttcccagaagtcacctactacaggacaggcccaacaaagaaaataacagaaccccACTAGCCGTtacctttagcccccaactaaaacctctccaacgcatcatcaaggatctacaacttatcctgagggatgacccatcactctcacagaccttggtaGACAGGCCAGtgcttgcttacagacagccccccaacctgaagcaaatactcaccggcaaccacacaccacacaacaaaaccactaacccaggaacctatccttgcaacaaagcccgttgccaactgtgtccacatatctattcggggacaccatcatagggcataatcacatcagccacactatcagaggctcgttcacctgcacatctactaatgagatatatgctatcatgtgccagcactgccccactgccgtgtacattggccaaactggacagtctctacgtaaaagaataaatggaacaaatcagacatcaagaattataacattcaaaaaccagttggagaacacttcaatctctttggtcacttgattacagacctaaaagttgcaattcttcaacaaaaaaacttcaaaaacagactccaacaagagactgttgaattggaattaatttgcagactggatacaattaacttaggcttgaatagagactgggagtggatgggtcattacacaaagtaaaactatatccccatgtttattccaccccccaccccctactgttcctcagatgttcttgtcaactgctggaaatggcccatattgcttatcactacaaagggtttttttccccccaccccgctctcctgctgttaatagctcaccttaagtgatcactctcgttacagtgtccatggtaacacccattgtttcatgttctctatgtatataaatctccccactgtattttccactgaatgcaaccgatgaagtgagctggagctcacgaaagcttatgctcaaataaatttgttaggctctaaagtgccacaagtactccttttttttcacATATCCCCTATCATCCTCAATCATCACGGACAGTAGAAAGGATGAATCGAACTATTAAACAaataagatattgaacaaaaccagccccaggaccgacccgtggggcactctgcttgatactggctgccaaatagacatggagctattgattgctaccctttgagcccgatgatctagccaggtttctatccaccttatagtccattcatccagcccatacttctttaacttgctggcaagaatactgtgggagactgtatcaaaagctttgctaaagtcaaggaataataataaggtccagagtaacctagataaattggaggattgggccgaaaagaaatctgatgaggttcaaaaaggacaagggcagagtcttgcacttaggatggaagaatcccatgcaccactatggaagaattccatgcactgctacaggctggggaccaatggactaagcagcaattctgcagaataggacctaggggttacagtaaatgagaagctggatatgagtgagcagtgtgcccttgttgccaagaaggctaatgacatattgggctgcattagtcaaagcattgccagcagatcaagggaagtgattattcccttctattccacactggtgaggccacatcaggagtattgcatgcagttttgggccccccactacaggaaggatgtgaacaaattggagagagtcccagcagagggcaatgaaaatgattaggagtctggggcacatgacttatgaggaaaggctgagggaactggggttatttagtctgcagaagagaagagtgagggggatttgatagcagccttcaactacctgaatgggggaggatggggggcaggggaaagctcggctgttcttagttgtggcagatgacagaacaaggagcaatgatctcatgttgcagtggggggaggtctaggttggatattacaaaacactatttcactaggagggtggtgaagcattgaaATGGGTTacacagggaggtgggggaatctccatcctttgatgtttttaaggtcaggcttgacaaagccctggctagaatgatttagttggtgttggtcctgctttgaggagggggttggtctagatgatctcttgaggtcttttccaaccctaatattctatgattctatgaatagatCTGACTACTCATAGGACAGAATGGGAAAAATAGGATCAAACAAAACCAGATGTGAAGAAAAATCGTTTGAGGTAAAGTATGAAATATGGTGCAAAGATGGCAAAAATGTGACTTGGGAATATCTAAAGCCAAATATTTGGAAGAGGAATGGAGGTATTTTTACATACTAAGAGAAGATGACCTGATGTTTGGGTTTAATTATGATCAGAACAATCTTAATATTAGTACTCTGAACTGTGCCTTTTCGAGTTTGGGATTTGATGTAGTCACTCTAGATGTGACTAATGAATAAGAAATGGCTAAGATTCATGTGAGATGGAATGAGTCAATGTCTCTCAAATAATGTTGATATGGTATAATGGATTGTGTTGACTCAGGAAAATAAATTGGGGAATATATTTTCAGGAATGtgatcttttttttatttattaatcagATATCACTAAACAAAACTGCACCAAGAATCATGGCAGACGAGCATAGGAGGGGAGAAGTAAATGAAGCCCCAACTATTGTGGATCAAACAATCTGTTTGGAAGGAGCGCAAATAAATGTAAGTACACAACATCCGGAGTGTATGCCATATTCCTGGCCTCTATTACAAGCATGGAAACAACAATGGGGAGATGGTACTATAAGAATTAAAAGAGGTCTTACATTAGTGGTGTCAAAGTTTTTCATAATTCGTTTCTCTgaataatgaaaatgtcattttactGTGTGTGAAGAACGACCAATCTGTTTCACCCATGAGAACAATCTTCAGTAGGGCATCTAGTGTCTCATATTAACATTGTCTCTCCATCTAGGCATCTGTACTTCAACCATCACCCTAGACCCCGGGCACATACAGAAAATGAGGGGAACATACAGGAGACAACGTTCTGCCTCAGAGTTGGACACCTTCTCCCTtactccatgtcagattccaacacaaccAACGTCatcaacccctccaccttcatcccgctgggcattcctggcctggagaaggcccatgtctggatctccatccccttctgctcCATGTATGTGATAGCCGTCTgggggaacttcaccatcctgttcatTGTGAAGATGGAGCCAAgcctccatgggcccatgtactatttcctctgtaTGCTGGCTGTCACCGACCTGGTCCTGTGCACTTGCACCCTTTCCAAAACACTGAGCATcctctggttcaattccagggaaGTAGATTTCAAtgccctcctcacccagatgttcttcatTCACAGCTTTTTGGACATGGCCATGGCTTTTGACTGCTATGTGGCCATCTGTGATCCTCTGAGACATTCCATCATCCTGAGAAACCCCGTTGTGGCCAAGATCAGCTTGGCTGTGGTGATGCGTGGCTGCATGCTTGTAATGCCCTGTCCCTTGCTGGCAAGGCAGTtgccatattgcagaaccaacatcatccCCCACTCCTGCTGTGAGCACATAGCTATGGTGAATCTGGCCTGTGCCGACATTCACATCAATAGTTATTATGGCCTCGTTAACGGCAATCTTGGTGATTGGTCTGGATGTGTTTTTTATCGCTGTGTCCTATATCCAGATCCTCaggccatcttcagcctccccacaaaggTTGCCCGGCTCAAGACTTTTCAGACCTGTGCCTCCCACCTCTGTGCCTTTTTAGCCTTTTACATCTCAGGTCTGTTCTCCGTCCTCATGTACCAGATTGGCCAGAACATGGACCTGCATTTAAATGTTCTCTTTACCAATGTGTGCCTCCTGGTACCCCCCATGCAaaaccccatcattttttatgtgAGGACCAAACAGATCCGGGACAGGCTGCTCCAGCTCTTTACTCATAAAGGGACCTAAAGTTTTCTCCTGGAGCTCCATGGACAGCTGGCTTTTGACATGGTGCTGGGCCCTCCTCCTTGAATCCCTGACTTGACAGTCAGAAAGACATTAATCCCCTTCCTGACCTTACTGTGTACAGTCAGGGTGACAAACTGGGGAACCAGTCTATGTACAACTCATTGAGTTGACACCTTTTTAATTGCTTGTATTggacccccaagcctcccccctTGCCCCACTTCTTCCaacaaggccccgcccctgctctgcctcttcccctccaagGCCCTGGCCTGGTTGcttgctcctctcctctcctccccatgtcatgtgctggatcatctccttgtccctcctccccccacgcccATTTAAGGTTTTGGTAGGGGTGACAACTTTAAACATGATTcaaggggctacttaggcactaAAAAACTATTTTTTAGCAGATAACTTACCAATTATCTGACTGGAgaactgtatctaattcctatgtgaaagaaagaaaaataaacaaatattagaCCTCCTCAGCTCTGGTACAAAAATGTTCTGGCAtcttggggcaaggaggggcAACCAGGGGCCTATGTAGAAGATGTTTTTTTTCATGGAGGGCTCTTATGCCATCCCTGGCTGGACTCCAGCATCAgtgccccagtgaaaggggacTGGTGAGCAGTGGGGAAGACTAGAGACCCCTCTACAGGTGACCCAGGAGAGCCAGGAAGGACAATGGGAGATGTATTGGGCCCTGCATGAACAAATGGGGCAGCTGCTCTATGAACAGCAGGCCCTTGTAAGACTCCTGAGGAAGGAATCCAAGAGAAAAGCCCCGCAGCAGGGACAGGAGGCCAGTGGCGGAGTATAGGGCTTGTTACTCCTGCAGGAGGTGTGGACATTTAAGGAGGAATTGTCCCTACTGGGATGGGGGCAAGGAGCCTCACCCAGAGAAGGGGAAGGGATGTGGCCCTGGGAATGCCCGCTGGGTGAGGAAACCCAAGGGACAACAGACATGTTGAGCCTGTGGGCAACACGGACACCTACAGTGGGAGCGCCCAGGCCCAAGATGGAGGGTCCAGTTGAACCCCAGTGAGAAGGGGCCCaaggcagcagagaggcaggGAGTCTGCTTTGGCTGTAACGAGTGGGGCCATATTAAGGGGCAGTGAcccttctggggagggcagccgaAGAAGGAGGTGCCTGGGGACCCAGAAGTGGCAAAGATGAGCGAGGTCAACATGGAAGTGAAGGCGGTAGACCTGCCTGAGAGCCACCAGCATGAGGTGGCAGAAAAGGGGACTGAGACGGAGTGGGCCTGGTGAGAGGTTGGGACCCAGGCTGTGAGGGAGCAGGCTACAATGGGAACCAAGACCCTGACATTACAGGGTCAGGAGGATGTTAGCCAATGGACGTGGCTGACGGCTGTGGAACAGGCCCACTAGACAGCAGAGGTGGAGGTGCAGAAATTCCACAAGGAGAAGGAAGTCCTGACCCTGAAGCTGAAGGAAAATGAAGAGACGCGAGGGTGGCTGGTGGGACATCTCTGGATTGCACAGGGTAGAGGACTCCCCTACCCTAGGGCATGGTATTTTGAGTGGGAGGGTGTGGAGCAGGATGGTCACCCTGCTCCAGTTTGGACGGagttaaaaacagccctgggaaagggctgccccgaGGAGTCAATCACAGGCGGGCTTGAGGCAGGCTATCAGGGCCCAGCAGGACGAGTATAAGAAGGGCTCCTGGGGAAAAGGAAGTGAGTCTTGCTCCAGCAGTGGAGCAAGAaagacctagctgcctgggagagacaggggtaccttggacagagcagtgctggggaagagcagaccgagctggggagctctggcctggagacctcccaggctgaggccttgcagCAAAGGCCTGAGGAGATACTAGGGAGGCAGCTAGGCCAAGAAAAGGCCTAAATGTGGCTTCCACAACCTCTCTCCTGTGCTTCCCTATGCCTCCCTTCCCTGGTGCCTACATATACCACGACTACCAGCTCCTTCCCAGAACTGCACATAAGTCAATGTCTGAAGAGGTCCACAAACTTTGGACCTGGTTGGTAAGTTACCATGCAGTTCTTCTGGTCATTGCATACCCAGCTATCTATGTCTCTAATATCAGaggtgtagccatgttagtctggatctgtaaaagcagcaaagagtcctgtggcaccttatagactaacagacgtatggGAGCATAAGTTTtggtgggtgaatacccacttcgtcggatgcatgtagtggaaatttccagaagcaggtataaatatgcaagcaaatatttatac is a genomic window of Natator depressus isolate rNatDep1 chromosome 1, rNatDep2.hap1, whole genome shotgun sequence containing:
- the LOC141980742 gene encoding olfactory receptor 52M1-like → MYVIAVWGNFTILFIVKMEPSLHGPMYYFLCMLAVTDLVLCTCTLSKTLSILWFNSREVDFNALLTQMFFIHSFLDMAMAFDCYVAICDPLRHSIILRNPVVAKISLAVVMRGCMLVMPCPLLARQLPYCRTNIIPHSCCEHIAMVNLACADIHINSYYGLVNGNLGDWSGCVFYRCVLYPDPQAIFSLPTKVARLKTFQTCASHLCAFLAFYISGLFSVLMYQIGQNMDLHLNVLFTNVCLLVPPMQNPIIFYVRTKQIRDRLLQLFTHKGT